A stretch of the Mycobacterium sp. ITM-2016-00317 genome encodes the following:
- a CDS encoding pyridoxamine 5'-phosphate oxidase family protein, which translates to MTNLKMTAAERTEFLAGNHVAIIAVEREDKPPLTVPIWYRVDEAGDIEIWTELGSMKERLIRTAGRFSLAVQEETTPYRYVSVGGPASIREDIPREGVLPIVRRYVSDEEMPEYLDANYTDKAVLITMRPAVWNSADYSKE; encoded by the coding sequence ATGACGAATCTCAAGATGACAGCAGCCGAACGGACAGAGTTCCTGGCCGGTAATCATGTCGCGATAATCGCCGTCGAGAGGGAGGACAAGCCGCCGCTGACCGTGCCCATCTGGTACCGCGTCGACGAGGCAGGCGATATCGAGATCTGGACCGAGCTGGGATCGATGAAGGAGCGGCTCATCCGCACCGCCGGTCGCTTCTCCCTCGCGGTGCAGGAGGAGACCACACCGTACCGCTACGTCTCCGTCGGCGGTCCCGCGTCGATCCGGGAGGACATTCCTCGCGAGGGAGTGCTGCCCATCGTCCGCCGCTACGTCTCCGATGAGGAGATGCCGGAGTACCTGGACGCCAACTACACCGACAAGGCCGTGTTGATCACGATGCGTCCCGCGGTGTGGAACTCGGCCGATTACAGCAAGGAGTAG
- a CDS encoding enolase, translated as MKITSVTARQLLDCKTRPLVEVEITTADGYVGRGAAPTGSSVGAHEAFILRDGDPAEYNGLSVHRAVHAVNNEIAPALVGTQLDLEANDRLMIDLDGTPNKSRLGGNAIYSTSIALLRATAAAAGVPTYSWIAEHFGPGPVSQVPVPSFNMINGGRYGSVVQPFNEFIVMPYKASSIQDAVEKSVRLFGALEEVLTEYLGRKPQVASSYGFASPSSDPREVLKLLTTAVERAGVADTMAFALDCASSEMFDAATGTYELNGERVTSDDLIDYARLLSDEFPFVFIEDLLDEDDWDGYPNAVARIEKSIILGDDLVVTNRDRLQRAVESSAVGGFILKPNQVGTITEALDCYRYAVDHDLFTIPSGRSGGVIDDVVMDLSVGLSVPFQKNGAPRSGERIEKLNFLLRVADSTPGCVLADVPGIVKF; from the coding sequence ATGAAGATCACATCAGTGACCGCACGCCAGCTACTCGACTGCAAAACAAGACCATTGGTCGAAGTCGAGATCACGACGGCCGACGGGTACGTCGGCCGGGGCGCCGCGCCGACGGGTAGTTCCGTCGGCGCTCATGAGGCATTCATCCTGCGCGACGGCGACCCCGCCGAGTACAACGGTCTGAGCGTTCACCGGGCAGTTCACGCGGTCAACAATGAGATCGCTCCGGCCCTGGTCGGCACGCAACTGGACCTCGAAGCCAACGACCGGCTCATGATCGACCTCGACGGCACGCCCAACAAGAGCCGCCTCGGTGGTAACGCGATCTACTCGACCTCCATCGCCCTGCTGCGGGCGACGGCCGCCGCTGCCGGTGTGCCCACCTACTCGTGGATCGCCGAGCACTTCGGCCCCGGGCCCGTCAGCCAGGTCCCCGTACCGAGCTTCAACATGATCAACGGCGGACGGTATGGCAGTGTCGTACAACCGTTCAACGAGTTCATCGTCATGCCCTACAAGGCTTCCTCGATTCAGGATGCCGTCGAGAAGAGCGTGAGACTGTTCGGTGCGCTCGAAGAGGTACTCACCGAGTATCTGGGACGCAAACCACAGGTGGCGTCTTCCTACGGTTTCGCCAGCCCGTCCTCGGACCCGCGGGAAGTGTTGAAGCTGTTGACGACCGCGGTGGAGCGCGCCGGCGTGGCTGACACGATGGCTTTCGCGCTGGACTGTGCATCCAGCGAGATGTTCGACGCTGCCACCGGCACCTACGAACTCAACGGCGAACGCGTCACCTCCGACGATCTGATCGACTACGCCCGCCTGCTCAGCGACGAGTTTCCGTTCGTCTTCATCGAGGATCTGCTCGACGAGGACGACTGGGACGGATACCCGAACGCCGTCGCGCGAATCGAGAAGTCGATCATCCTGGGGGACGACCTGGTCGTCACCAACCGGGATCGACTGCAGCGCGCGGTGGAATCCTCCGCGGTAGGCGGTTTCATCCTGAAGCCCAACCAGGTCGGCACGATCACCGAAGCGCTCGACTGCTATCGCTACGCGGTCGACCACGATCTCTTCACCATTCCGTCCGGACGCTCCGGTGGTGTCATCGACGATGTGGTGATGGACCTGTCGGTGGGTCTGTCTGTGCCGTTTCAGAAGAACGGCGCACCGCGCTCGGGCGAGCGCATCGAGAAGCTCAACTTCCTGCTGCGGGTGGCCGACTCGACACCCGGGTGTGTGCTCGCCGACGTACCGGGCATCGTCAAGTTCTAG
- a CDS encoding Rid family detoxifying hydrolase, whose protein sequence is MTELTRIAAADAPAAIGPYVQAVAHAGLLYCSGALPIDPSTGSIDVTDAADQARQCLTNLTAVCAEAGTALKRAVRTTIYTTDLSAFGAINTVYAEFFDGEVPARTTIEVAALPMGATVEIDAIVALR, encoded by the coding sequence ATGACCGAACTCACCCGTATCGCCGCTGCAGATGCTCCGGCCGCCATCGGCCCGTACGTGCAGGCGGTTGCCCACGCCGGACTGCTCTACTGTTCGGGAGCGCTGCCCATCGATCCGAGCACGGGATCGATCGACGTGACCGACGCGGCAGACCAAGCGCGCCAATGCCTGACGAACTTGACCGCGGTGTGCGCCGAAGCCGGGACTGCGTTGAAGCGCGCAGTGCGGACCACGATCTACACCACCGACCTGAGCGCTTTCGGAGCGATCAACACCGTCTACGCGGAGTTCTTCGACGGAGAGGTACCCGCCCGCACCACCATCGAAGTCGCGGCGCTGCCCATGGGCGCCACTGTCGAGATCGACGCGATCGTCGCGCTGCGCTGA
- a CDS encoding tyramine oxidase subunit B, whose protein sequence is MSSRTEFLFLSEPDCIDAGVLDATRCVDVCEEVFGLLAQGDYLMGGPSHNSHGLGVAFPKSSPFPNMPLAGPDRRFVAMPGYLGGRFDICGNKWYGSNHANTAKGLPRSVLTLMLNDKETGEPLCLMSANLLSSARTGAVPAVAARHLASPTAGSVAVLGCGPINKACLKAIASQLPNLKRVYLYDIFEAAAEKLADWARQTLGVDAVVENDLQRALAGAEVVTVAASRVKPLVVQNDWLHPDATVLISGPISADDAFWLENRVVLDHVALHEAYVDEAVASLDKQAAYDGVIGGPLYRLIDDGKLPALKDFTDLGSLLQTAAERDDDGHRRTVFVACGMSVFDLAWGYEIYRTAQDKGLGTHLALWDTPYAE, encoded by the coding sequence GTGAGTTCACGCACAGAGTTCCTCTTCCTGTCCGAACCGGACTGCATCGATGCCGGGGTACTCGACGCCACACGCTGCGTCGACGTGTGCGAAGAGGTGTTCGGACTGCTCGCACAAGGCGACTACCTGATGGGCGGACCCAGTCACAACAGCCACGGCCTCGGCGTCGCCTTCCCGAAGTCCAGCCCCTTCCCGAACATGCCCCTCGCAGGACCGGACCGCCGCTTCGTCGCCATGCCCGGTTACCTGGGCGGACGGTTCGATATCTGTGGCAACAAGTGGTACGGCTCCAACCACGCCAACACCGCCAAAGGACTGCCGCGATCCGTCCTGACGCTGATGCTCAATGACAAGGAGACCGGCGAGCCGCTGTGCCTGATGTCGGCGAACCTGCTGAGTTCCGCTCGAACCGGGGCCGTCCCAGCAGTTGCAGCACGGCATCTGGCGAGCCCCACTGCGGGTTCGGTGGCCGTGCTCGGCTGCGGCCCGATCAACAAGGCCTGCCTCAAGGCGATCGCCAGTCAGCTACCGAACCTCAAGCGGGTGTACCTCTACGACATCTTCGAGGCGGCTGCCGAGAAACTGGCCGACTGGGCCCGCCAGACGCTGGGCGTCGACGCAGTCGTCGAGAACGACCTGCAGAGGGCCCTGGCCGGGGCCGAAGTCGTCACTGTCGCCGCTTCGCGCGTGAAACCTCTTGTTGTGCAGAATGACTGGCTCCACCCTGACGCAACAGTCCTGATCTCCGGCCCGATCTCTGCAGATGACGCATTCTGGCTGGAGAACCGTGTGGTGCTCGATCACGTGGCCTTGCACGAGGCCTACGTGGACGAGGCCGTTGCCTCCCTCGACAAGCAGGCCGCGTATGACGGCGTCATCGGCGGCCCGCTCTATCGCCTCATCGATGACGGAAAGTTGCCGGCGCTCAAGGACTTCACCGACCTCGGATCCTTATTGCAGACAGCCGCCGAGCGCGATGACGACGGTCACCGACGCACCGTCTTCGTCGCCTGCGGGATGTCCGTATTCGACCTCGCGTGGGGCTACGAGATCTACCGCACAGCCCAGGACAAGGGGCTCGGCACCCATCTTGCGTTGTGGGACACACCGTACGCGGAATAG
- a CDS encoding DUF4147 domain-containing protein — MNKIKNYDDLVRLGDSESRSVVLAIADRVLTRLDAYHRIKAITRLDGDILTIGTRTWDLSTKRNVYLVGAGKACNHMAMAIDEILGDRITRGIAIVKIAEETDRFHRTEVHVGGHPIPDEAGHRAALEILSLADQAGPEDLFIAVISGGSSALMSCPIEGITLQDEMDATDVLLKSGAGIYEINAIRRHISQTNGGRLAQRIGRSGAELIGFGISDAVGNPPSGDITRPYADYASTPIGPDKTTLADARAVIANYDLADRLPRSIVDYLESVGEEGETPKAFPDNTYFLLNTLPDSCLYAKEAAEQMGLPAMIVSSFLEGESSDAGMFFASIAREAQASGNPIAPPCVLVAAGETTTHIPDSSIIGGHGGPGHELVTAFALTAAKTHGAAMISLDSEGTDGTTTAAGGLCDSTSLARADQCGVNLHEALRTHATHEALSAIGDAVYTGNTGTNLCDLNILYIPARPA; from the coding sequence GTGAACAAGATCAAGAACTACGACGACCTCGTTCGACTGGGAGACAGCGAATCTCGGTCAGTCGTGCTTGCCATCGCCGATCGGGTGCTGACCCGGTTGGACGCCTACCACCGGATCAAGGCGATCACCCGCCTCGATGGCGACATCCTCACCATCGGCACCCGCACGTGGGACCTGTCGACCAAACGCAACGTCTATCTGGTCGGCGCCGGCAAGGCGTGCAACCACATGGCGATGGCCATCGACGAGATCCTCGGCGACCGCATCACCCGCGGCATCGCGATCGTCAAGATCGCAGAGGAGACCGACCGGTTCCATCGCACCGAGGTCCACGTCGGAGGGCATCCGATTCCGGACGAGGCCGGCCATCGGGCCGCGTTGGAAATCCTGTCACTCGCTGACCAAGCGGGTCCCGAGGACCTGTTCATCGCCGTCATCTCCGGCGGCTCGTCAGCGCTGATGAGCTGTCCCATCGAGGGAATCACGCTTCAAGACGAGATGGACGCCACCGACGTTCTCCTCAAGAGCGGCGCAGGAATCTACGAGATCAACGCCATCCGCAGGCACATCTCTCAAACCAACGGTGGCCGCCTCGCACAGCGCATCGGCAGGTCCGGTGCCGAACTGATCGGCTTCGGCATCTCCGACGCGGTGGGCAATCCGCCGTCCGGGGACATCACCCGTCCGTACGCCGACTATGCGTCCACACCGATCGGCCCGGACAAGACCACCCTCGCCGACGCGCGGGCCGTCATCGCAAACTACGACCTCGCCGACCGACTTCCCCGGTCGATCGTCGATTATCTCGAGTCGGTGGGCGAGGAGGGCGAGACACCGAAGGCTTTCCCGGACAACACCTATTTCCTACTCAATACCCTTCCCGACTCCTGCCTCTATGCCAAGGAAGCCGCCGAACAGATGGGCCTGCCGGCAATGATCGTGAGCTCCTTCCTGGAAGGTGAGAGCAGCGACGCCGGGATGTTCTTCGCTTCCATCGCACGCGAAGCCCAAGCCAGCGGAAACCCCATCGCACCGCCGTGCGTGCTGGTCGCTGCCGGTGAGACCACCACTCACATCCCGGACAGCAGCATCATCGGTGGCCATGGCGGGCCGGGTCATGAACTGGTCACTGCATTCGCGCTGACTGCGGCAAAAACTCATGGCGCAGCGATGATCTCTCTCGACTCAGAGGGCACCGACGGGACCACCACAGCCGCCGGCGGATTGTGCGATTCGACCAGCCTGGCCCGAGCCGACCAGTGCGGCGTGAACCTGCACGAGGCACTGCGTACCCACGCCACCCACGAAGCACTGTCGGCCATCGGGGATGCCGTCTACACCGGCAACACCGGGACGAACCTGTGCGACCTGAACATTCTCTACATCCCCGCGCGACCGGCTTGA
- a CDS encoding MFS transporter codes for MSGSRWANLAVAYLALVGAFLPYIGWSPGLSDISEELGLSYSEAGSISSVTGLVAGVTILVGGVLASRWGAKQIILAGLAAGVVGQLVFAMADGLEFVMAGRVLAGLSVGFLWVATYTMAVDWFRDSGQTGRAVGIMMSGDGVGALLSLFAFSAVLAAFGWRLGLGVQAVFMLVVLVLVAVVSKNAPTTGADLVRVGDLPESQHPARPVEQSVRAIANRNVLSALIFWVGGVGLFSVIASWMPAILIEDAGMSESLAGFLTSLFSIVGMAAAFGAPLLAEKLGSKKPVIVVAGVLTAAALATMTLFVSTGNYVLVAICMPLIGLGVYAGEPLTLAAAVESVSAKHAGIVNGVIIGIPWIVSGFAFPYILGTVKDATGSFVQGFVALTVTTVVLCALSPLFIKKS; via the coding sequence ATGTCGGGTAGCAGGTGGGCCAATCTAGCCGTCGCCTATTTAGCGCTGGTCGGTGCGTTTCTTCCGTACATCGGGTGGAGTCCCGGTCTGTCCGATATCAGCGAGGAGCTGGGTCTCAGCTATTCGGAGGCGGGCAGTATTTCCTCGGTGACAGGTCTTGTCGCCGGTGTGACGATCCTGGTCGGCGGCGTGCTGGCTTCCAGGTGGGGTGCCAAGCAGATCATTCTGGCCGGTTTGGCGGCCGGCGTGGTAGGGCAGCTGGTCTTCGCGATGGCCGACGGGCTGGAGTTCGTGATGGCCGGCCGGGTTCTCGCAGGGCTCTCGGTCGGCTTCCTGTGGGTGGCCACCTACACGATGGCCGTCGACTGGTTCCGGGACAGTGGGCAAACCGGGCGCGCGGTGGGCATCATGATGTCCGGCGACGGTGTGGGCGCCTTGTTGAGTCTGTTCGCGTTCTCTGCGGTGCTCGCGGCTTTCGGCTGGCGACTCGGGTTGGGCGTGCAGGCCGTGTTCATGCTCGTGGTGCTGGTCCTCGTTGCTGTGGTGTCGAAGAACGCACCTACTACCGGCGCGGACCTGGTTCGGGTCGGCGACCTGCCCGAGAGTCAGCACCCGGCGCGGCCGGTGGAGCAGTCTGTGCGGGCCATCGCGAACCGTAACGTGCTCTCCGCCTTGATCTTCTGGGTCGGCGGTGTCGGCCTGTTCTCCGTCATCGCCAGCTGGATGCCCGCCATCCTCATCGAGGATGCCGGGATGTCTGAATCGCTCGCCGGTTTCCTGACCTCGCTGTTCTCGATCGTCGGCATGGCCGCGGCCTTCGGGGCGCCGTTGCTCGCTGAGAAGCTGGGCAGCAAGAAGCCGGTGATTGTCGTGGCGGGTGTGCTGACAGCCGCTGCGTTGGCGACCATGACGCTGTTCGTTTCCACCGGCAACTACGTCTTGGTGGCCATCTGTATGCCCCTGATCGGCTTGGGCGTTTACGCTGGTGAACCCTTGACTCTCGCCGCGGCGGTCGAGTCGGTCAGCGCCAAACACGCCGGCATCGTGAACGGCGTCATCATCGGTATCCCGTGGATCGTCAGTGGGTTTGCCTTTCCGTACATCCTCGGAACCGTCAAGGATGCGACGGGCAGCTTCGTGCAGGGATTCGTGGCGCTCACCGTCACCACCGTGGTGCTGTGTGCACTTTCCCCGTTGTTCATCAAGAAATCCTGA
- a CDS encoding LysR family transcriptional regulator, producing MRLLVELSRRGTLARVAQALSFSTSTVSQQLSQLEKEAGVRLIEPVGRGVRLTSAGEILVEHAEVILRQIDRAEAALAAARSEIVGVAKVATFQTAAISLLPDVLHVMSERHPGLTIYLSEIQPDSGTAALLAREFDLVLGEQYPGHVSPAPAGIDRRPLLSDALRLYVSPRLRGDAKRLELAQFADLPWVLEPKGKPARIWAESACKAAGFEPNVRFESADLLVHARLAETGHAVAVLPDLVWETRRPGAELIDLPSLPERQVYTAVRTGAETRPVLVELRSVLAAVGTRQMASHTSTDADRAAPHRAKPQ from the coding sequence ATGCGCCTTCTGGTTGAACTCAGCCGGCGTGGCACCTTGGCGCGGGTGGCGCAGGCGTTGTCATTCAGTACCTCGACGGTCAGTCAACAATTGAGCCAACTGGAGAAGGAGGCGGGCGTACGGCTCATCGAGCCTGTGGGCCGAGGAGTGCGGTTGACGTCTGCCGGCGAAATCCTGGTCGAGCACGCCGAAGTGATCCTCCGCCAGATCGACCGGGCCGAGGCGGCGTTGGCGGCCGCCCGATCGGAGATCGTCGGCGTCGCCAAAGTGGCCACCTTCCAGACAGCCGCGATCTCGCTGCTTCCCGACGTGTTGCACGTCATGAGTGAGCGTCATCCCGGGCTCACGATCTATCTTTCCGAGATCCAGCCTGATTCCGGCACTGCGGCACTGCTGGCCCGTGAGTTCGACCTGGTGCTCGGCGAGCAGTACCCAGGCCACGTGTCGCCGGCACCCGCCGGTATCGACCGGCGCCCGCTGCTCAGCGATGCTTTGCGTCTCTACGTCAGCCCGCGGCTGCGAGGAGATGCGAAGCGGTTGGAGTTGGCGCAGTTCGCGGATCTACCTTGGGTGTTGGAGCCGAAGGGGAAGCCGGCACGCATATGGGCAGAATCCGCCTGCAAAGCAGCAGGATTCGAGCCGAATGTGCGTTTCGAGTCGGCTGACCTGCTGGTACACGCGAGATTGGCGGAGACCGGCCATGCGGTTGCCGTTCTGCCGGATCTCGTCTGGGAGACACGTCGGCCGGGCGCGGAACTCATCGATCTGCCGAGCCTGCCAGAGCGTCAGGTGTACACCGCGGTGCGTACGGGTGCGGAGACTCGCCCGGTGCTGGTGGAGCTGCGGAGCGTGCTGGCGGCGGTCGGCACTCGGCAGATGGCGTCGCACACATCGACGGATGCGGATCGTGCAGCACCGCATCGTGCAAAACCACAATGA
- a CDS encoding SDR family NAD(P)-dependent oxidoreductase, whose amino-acid sequence MAVAQAMAAEGASVVAVGRNADRGYEVVESMAMAGHNALFVRADVAVEADIARAIRVCRSEFGSLDIMHNNAAFFVTAELHQTTAEDWDRSLRTNLSSVFWGSKHAVSAMREQGRGGSIINTASVAAFTATADTAAYVATKSGVMGLTRAIALAYAADGIRCNALCPGDFESPMFDAFLASASDPAVARKEFEALYPTKRILKPGDVANAAVFLASDESTGVNGTSLVVDDGLLAKTY is encoded by the coding sequence CTGGCCGTCGCACAGGCGATGGCGGCCGAAGGAGCCTCGGTGGTCGCCGTCGGGCGCAACGCCGACCGCGGGTACGAGGTCGTGGAGTCGATGGCGATGGCCGGCCACAATGCGCTCTTCGTCCGCGCTGATGTGGCTGTCGAGGCGGATATCGCTCGGGCGATCCGGGTGTGCCGGTCCGAATTCGGCTCGCTGGACATCATGCACAACAATGCCGCGTTTTTCGTGACAGCCGAACTGCATCAGACGACGGCCGAGGATTGGGACCGCTCGTTGCGGACCAACTTGAGTTCGGTGTTCTGGGGAAGCAAGCACGCGGTGTCGGCAATGCGCGAGCAGGGCCGTGGTGGATCGATCATCAACACCGCGTCGGTGGCCGCGTTCACCGCGACCGCCGACACCGCAGCGTACGTTGCGACCAAGTCCGGAGTCATGGGGCTCACCCGGGCGATCGCCCTCGCCTACGCCGCCGACGGAATCCGGTGCAATGCGCTGTGTCCCGGCGACTTCGAGTCACCGATGTTCGATGCCTTCCTGGCAAGCGCGAGCGATCCCGCTGTCGCTCGGAAAGAGTTCGAGGCGCTGTACCCGACGAAGCGCATCCTCAAGCCCGGCGATGTGGCCAACGCCGCGGTCTTCCTTGCCTCCGACGAATCGACCGGCGTGAACGGGACTTCGCTGGTGGTCGACGACGGACTGCTGGCGAAAACCTACTGA
- a CDS encoding FAD-dependent oxidoreductase — protein MNGRQFGHQQRVAVIGAGMVGLCTAWYLQERGVDVTVIDADGVAAGSSWGNAGWLTPSIATPLPEPAVLKYGVRALVSHASPVYVPPSADPRLIRFLLQFVRNSTAARWHKAMQALIPLNRDALAAFDEMEVELAEKSAPAAPFIAAYRTTADRKTLLDEFDEIRAAGQNVNFEILDGDTARAEEPALSSEVNAAIKILDERFLNPAAYVHALADQVRARGARIITGCSVHEIRDIGSAVVVAGEQFDAAVAATGARLNTLLRPFGVKRLVQAGRGYSFTVKVDHLPKGPVYFPTQRVACTPVGDRLRIAGMMEFRDVDAPMDPRRIHVLRNAAGELLNGAHLDVREDEWVGARPCTADGLPLIGGTASPRVFAAGGHGMWGITLGPVTGKLIAEMITTSRTPEALRAVDPLR, from the coding sequence ATGAATGGTCGTCAGTTCGGACATCAGCAGCGGGTGGCTGTTATCGGCGCGGGCATGGTGGGTCTTTGCACTGCGTGGTACTTGCAGGAACGTGGCGTCGACGTGACCGTGATCGATGCCGACGGTGTGGCGGCCGGCTCGAGTTGGGGCAATGCCGGATGGCTGACGCCCAGTATCGCGACTCCGCTGCCGGAGCCCGCGGTCCTCAAGTACGGCGTGCGCGCTCTGGTGAGTCACGCCTCGCCCGTTTATGTTCCGCCCTCTGCCGATCCGCGGCTGATCCGCTTTCTTCTGCAGTTTGTGCGTAACAGCACTGCGGCACGGTGGCATAAGGCGATGCAGGCGTTGATCCCGCTCAATAGGGACGCACTGGCCGCCTTCGATGAGATGGAAGTGGAGCTGGCGGAGAAGTCCGCTCCCGCTGCGCCGTTCATCGCGGCGTACCGGACCACCGCGGACCGCAAGACGCTTCTGGATGAGTTCGACGAGATCCGGGCAGCGGGGCAGAACGTGAACTTCGAGATTCTCGATGGTGACACCGCCCGGGCGGAGGAGCCTGCGTTGTCGTCGGAAGTGAACGCGGCGATCAAGATCCTCGACGAGCGCTTTCTCAATCCCGCCGCGTACGTGCATGCCCTCGCCGATCAGGTCCGTGCGCGTGGCGCACGAATCATCACCGGGTGCAGCGTCCACGAAATCCGTGATATCGGCTCGGCCGTCGTGGTCGCGGGCGAGCAGTTCGACGCCGCCGTGGCCGCGACCGGTGCCCGGCTGAACACGTTGCTGCGTCCGTTCGGTGTGAAGCGGTTGGTGCAAGCGGGCCGCGGATACAGTTTCACGGTCAAGGTGGACCATCTCCCGAAGGGGCCGGTGTACTTCCCCACACAGCGGGTGGCCTGTACGCCGGTGGGTGACCGGCTGCGTATCGCCGGAATGATGGAGTTCCGCGATGTGGACGCGCCGATGGATCCTCGTCGTATTCACGTGTTGCGCAACGCTGCCGGCGAACTGTTGAACGGGGCGCACCTCGACGTTCGCGAGGACGAGTGGGTAGGGGCGCGTCCATGTACGGCCGACGGTCTGCCTCTCATCGGTGGCACGGCGAGTCCCCGTGTGTTCGCCGCCGGTGGACACGGAATGTGGGGGATCACCCTCGGCCCCGTGACCGGAAAGTTGATCGCCGAGATGATCACCACGAGCCGGACACCCGAGGCCCTTCGCGCAGTAGATCCGCTTCGTTGA
- a CDS encoding helix-turn-helix domain-containing protein, producing MTGGVDLSELAAAGVVEVVSYGRRTSVSSVHFHGDSAQPHRGSLIAAAGATTSEHQAEVVALAASAGAGVVVVRRVASAATGALCQELGISLAELAAQAEWSHLVWLVHSLVDRDELGSKPESTAQQDLFAMADALAAALGAPVTIEDAHSRVVAYSATTDGVDSTRTSTIMSRAVPPAVLRRLRATGVLKRLAHDARPFIVPALEPDFLQRLVVPLRVGGQAVGSIWAIWNGTLDAQLEMYLMTTGSSAAVSLVQLSASRDTAGRHTLATVRAALRGSVGETSARWEPPCHSKRVVALQRLSDASPADDVALWQSFFRKKSWPDPILADVDGFTFAIVPERTGAGGWEWLRDLAFASAPGKMAASRAISDDKSLPAARLEAAETLNAVRALGRPVGTYDEVWDTVVLRRAAAAVASLEHEQLRQLIREEHRGRTSLAPTLRAWLECGGDIKEAAAILHTHPNTVRHRLKKIDQLVGTSLQTHSQRLAALILLRGWDEQPPASFVDVTPPHVST from the coding sequence GTGACCGGTGGCGTGGACCTCAGTGAGTTGGCGGCCGCGGGCGTGGTCGAGGTCGTCTCATACGGCCGCCGCACCTCGGTTTCTTCAGTTCACTTTCACGGCGATTCGGCACAACCGCACCGTGGTTCGTTGATCGCGGCGGCGGGTGCGACGACGTCCGAGCACCAGGCGGAAGTGGTGGCCCTTGCCGCGTCCGCCGGGGCTGGGGTGGTGGTTGTTCGCCGAGTTGCCTCGGCGGCCACGGGTGCGCTCTGCCAGGAACTGGGCATCAGTTTGGCTGAGCTTGCCGCGCAAGCCGAATGGTCCCACCTCGTCTGGCTCGTACACAGCCTGGTGGATCGCGATGAGCTGGGGTCGAAGCCGGAATCGACTGCGCAGCAGGATCTGTTTGCGATGGCCGATGCTCTTGCGGCAGCTCTCGGCGCACCGGTGACCATCGAGGACGCCCACAGCCGGGTGGTGGCCTATTCGGCGACCACCGACGGTGTCGACAGCACGCGGACGTCTACGATCATGAGTCGCGCAGTGCCGCCCGCCGTACTGCGGCGATTGCGAGCCACCGGCGTATTGAAGAGGTTGGCGCACGATGCACGACCGTTTATCGTCCCCGCCCTCGAACCTGACTTCCTCCAGCGCCTCGTCGTTCCCCTACGTGTGGGCGGCCAAGCAGTGGGGTCCATCTGGGCGATTTGGAATGGCACGCTCGACGCGCAGTTGGAAATGTATTTGATGACAACCGGATCCAGCGCCGCGGTGAGTTTGGTTCAACTCAGCGCCAGCCGGGATACGGCCGGACGCCATACCCTCGCGACCGTCCGTGCGGCGCTTCGCGGCAGCGTCGGTGAGACTTCCGCCCGGTGGGAGCCACCGTGCCACTCCAAACGAGTTGTTGCACTACAGCGGCTATCGGACGCAAGCCCGGCTGACGACGTCGCACTTTGGCAGAGTTTCTTCCGCAAAAAGTCCTGGCCGGATCCGATACTTGCCGATGTCGACGGGTTCACCTTCGCGATAGTCCCGGAACGAACAGGAGCCGGAGGGTGGGAGTGGCTTCGCGACCTCGCGTTCGCCTCCGCGCCTGGCAAGATGGCGGCCAGCAGAGCCATATCCGATGACAAGTCACTTCCTGCAGCCCGATTGGAGGCCGCCGAGACACTGAACGCGGTCCGTGCCCTCGGTCGTCCTGTCGGAACGTACGACGAAGTGTGGGACACGGTCGTCCTGCGGCGTGCCGCCGCGGCAGTGGCATCTCTCGAGCACGAACAGCTTCGACAGCTCATCCGCGAAGAGCACCGCGGCAGAACATCTCTGGCGCCGACGTTACGCGCGTGGCTTGAGTGCGGCGGTGATATCAAAGAGGCTGCCGCCATACTTCATACGCATCCCAACACGGTTCGGCACCGCCTGAAGAAGATCGACCAGCTCGTCGGCACCAGCCTGCAGACACACTCGCAGCGGCTGGCCGCGCTGATCCTGCTGCGAGGTTGGGATGAGCAGCCACCAGCATCATTCGTCGATGTGACGCCGCCACACGTTTCTACGTGA
- a CDS encoding SRPBCC family protein, with product MHEDAEEGVDYDVDELVKLWDITNIQDLHIQERQQRGLSSQRYLPGPNSPSQEPGIRAALRKYLEMMGEPN from the coding sequence GTGCACGAGGACGCCGAGGAAGGCGTCGACTACGACGTCGATGAGCTCGTCAAGCTCTGGGACATCACCAACATTCAGGACCTGCACATCCAGGAGCGCCAGCAACGCGGACTGTCCTCGCAGCGCTATCTTCCCGGACCCAATTCGCCGTCGCAGGAGCCCGGTATCCGGGCCGCGCTGCGCAAGTACCTGGAAATGATGGGAGAACCGAACTGA